A window of Rhododendron vialii isolate Sample 1 chromosome 13a, ASM3025357v1 contains these coding sequences:
- the LOC131314917 gene encoding cytokinin riboside 5'-monophosphate phosphoribohydrolase LOG1: MEGEKEMKQSKFKRVCVFCGSSPGKKSSYKDAAIELGRELVSRNMDLVYGGGSIGLMGLISQAVYDGGRHVLGVIPKTLMPREITGETVGEVKAVADMHQRKAEMARNSDAFIALPGGYGTLEELLEVITWAQLGIHDKPVGLLNVDGYYNSLLCFIDKAVEEGFISPSARHIIVSAPTPRELVKKLEDYIPRHERVASKVNWETEQLGYPPKLDIAR, encoded by the exons atggagggagAGAAGGAAATGAAACAATCAAAATTCAAGAGGGTGTGTGTTTTCTGTGGGAGTAGTCCCGGAAAGAAGAGCAGCTACAAGGATGCTGCTATTGAGCTTGGGAGAGAATTG GTATCAAGAAACATGGATCTGGTCTACGGAGGAGGAAGTATTGGTCTAATGGGTCTGATTTCCCAAGCTGTTTACGATGGCGGCCGCCATGTACTCGG GGTGATTCCCAAGACCCTCATGCCTAGAGAG ATAACTGGAGAAACAGTTGGGGAAGTGAAGGCAGTGGCAGACATGCACCAAAGGAAGGCAGAAATGGCTAGAAATTCCGATGCCTTCATTGCATTGCCTG GTGGATACGGGACTCTTGAAGAGCTTCTCGAAGTCATAACATGGGCCCAGCTCGGTATCCATGATAAACCG GTGGGATTGTTGAATGTGGATGGGTACTACAACTCTCTGTTGTGTTTCATCGACAAAGCGGTCGAGGAAGGCTTCATTAGTCCCAGCGCGCGCCATATCATCGTATCAGCCCCCACCCCAAGGGAGTTAGTCAAGAAATTGGAG GATTATATTCCGCGACATGAAAGAGTTGCTTCGAAGGTGAACTGGGAGACGGAACAACTAGGTTACCCCCCGAAGTTGGATATCGCGAGGTGA